A genomic stretch from Candidatus Nitrososphaera gargensis Ga9.2 includes:
- a CDS encoding RAD55 family ATPase: MAESTVSIDGENESRPIYMPDELMRFIQRDTYSLLIKGFAGTGKTTLALTILKALESKNNFFYISTRISPKQLFQYYPWLAKFVGQPRPANPAEAPDHGLMTSFEDARLDEPESLFERITNQLMDIKSPVIIIDSWDAIASFMDKEARLNNERVLQTWRERAGAKLIFISEHPDDTTLDFLVDGIVELKQSYYESVRVREIFLLKLRGIRIERPSYIYTLDNSVFRSFVPYRPIKFKPAAEPYRKKIRISNGIATTDYIRSGYPVLDSSLGGGFPRKGTVLLELDPHVNAVVAMAFLERIISNFIFDNNPVLFQPFDWMDPHAIMDYLEPSMPADKKDLFKILWMSKVNGMADNIITMPGKKQRADPIVEALAKMKQKRPDKLLLNIMGTDMMQRSYGRKGIRSGMENLLSDIRTSADLSIAVVSHSQGEVLEYLSEVSDMHLCLMMIKDTLFLQSLVPASTLYAVVFDEHQIGLEPVV; the protein is encoded by the coding sequence GTGGCAGAATCGACCGTGAGCATCGATGGGGAGAATGAGAGTCGGCCTATATACATGCCGGATGAGCTCATGCGCTTTATTCAGCGCGACACGTATTCACTCCTCATTAAAGGCTTTGCTGGCACCGGTAAGACCACGCTTGCGCTCACTATCTTGAAGGCGCTTGAAAGCAAGAACAACTTTTTCTACATCTCGACAAGGATCTCGCCAAAGCAGCTTTTCCAATACTACCCATGGCTTGCGAAATTTGTAGGGCAGCCCAGGCCAGCAAACCCCGCGGAAGCGCCGGATCACGGGCTGATGACAAGTTTCGAGGACGCAAGGCTCGACGAACCCGAATCGCTCTTTGAGCGCATCACCAACCAGCTGATGGACATCAAGTCGCCAGTGATCATCATTGACAGCTGGGACGCAATCGCGTCGTTCATGGATAAGGAGGCACGCCTCAACAACGAGAGGGTGCTCCAGACGTGGAGGGAAAGGGCAGGGGCCAAGCTGATATTCATAAGCGAGCACCCAGACGACACCACGCTTGACTTTCTTGTTGACGGCATCGTGGAGCTGAAGCAGAGCTACTACGAAAGCGTGCGGGTGCGCGAAATATTTCTGCTCAAACTCCGGGGCATACGTATTGAAAGGCCGTCGTACATCTATACACTTGACAACAGCGTCTTCCGCAGCTTTGTACCTTACAGGCCGATCAAGTTCAAGCCGGCGGCGGAGCCGTACAGGAAAAAAATTCGTATTAGCAACGGAATCGCGACAACTGACTACATCCGGAGCGGTTACCCTGTACTGGACAGCTCGCTTGGCGGCGGCTTTCCAAGGAAAGGCACAGTTCTGCTTGAGCTGGATCCGCATGTAAACGCTGTCGTGGCCATGGCTTTCCTCGAGAGGATCATATCGAACTTTATCTTCGACAACAACCCTGTGCTGTTCCAGCCATTTGATTGGATGGACCCGCATGCCATAATGGATTATCTGGAGCCGTCGATGCCTGCAGACAAAAAGGACCTTTTCAAGATATTATGGATGAGCAAGGTAAACGGCATGGCCGACAACATCATCACCATGCCGGGCAAAAAACAGCGCGCCGACCCGATCGTAGAAGCACTTGCCAAGATGAAACAAAAGCGCCCCGACAAATTGCTGCTCAACATCATGGGGACAGATATGATGCAGAGATCCTATGGCAGAAAGGGTATAAGGAGCGGGATGGAAAACCTGCTGTCAGACATCAGGACAAGCGCAGACCTCTCAATAGCCGTTGTAAGCCACTCGCAAGGGGAAGTGCTGGAGTATCTTTCAGAAGTATCAGATATGCACCTGTGCTTGATGATGATAAAGGACACGCTGTTCCTGCAGTCGCTCGTCCCGGCGTCGACCCTGTATGCCGTGGTGTTTGACGAGCACCAGATTGGCCTAGAGCCGGTCGTGTAG
- a CDS encoding winged helix-turn-helix domain-containing protein yields the protein MKNRSRYEVIAAILKSVNKEETRTKIMYKAMLSNDQCKLYLDSLIKSGLVHEVNNGDKTLYKITPKGSRFLSYYDQMKELLPVGIEENLADEYYHLST from the coding sequence ATGAAGAACCGTAGCCGATACGAAGTAATTGCAGCTATACTAAAGTCAGTAAACAAGGAGGAGACTCGCACCAAGATAATGTACAAGGCAATGTTGAGCAACGACCAGTGCAAGTTGTACCTGGACTCGCTGATCAAAAGCGGCCTTGTGCACGAAGTGAACAACGGCGACAAGACGCTTTACAAGATAACGCCCAAGGGCAGCAGGTTCCTGTCATACTATGATCAGATGAAAGAGCTTTTGCCTGTAGGCATTGAAGAAAATCTGGCTGACGAGTACTACCACCTGAGCACGTGA
- a CDS encoding winged helix-turn-helix domain-containing protein: protein MPLNAAGWSNRGWLEIIEFILLMCENGARKTHVMYRCNLNSKQINQYLEFLLDSGMLEMIQERPSSKRYIYKTTDLGKKFIAHYKQLASLFTKAPPPSLT from the coding sequence TTGCCTTTAAACGCAGCAGGCTGGAGTAACAGGGGATGGCTAGAGATAATAGAGTTCATCCTGCTCATGTGCGAAAATGGAGCAAGGAAGACTCATGTCATGTATCGCTGTAACCTGAACTCCAAGCAGATAAACCAGTACCTGGAGTTCCTGTTAGATAGTGGGATGCTTGAAATGATACAGGAGCGCCCAAGCTCCAAGCGCTATATATACAAGACGACCGATCTTGGCAAGAAATTCATCGCGCACTACAAGCAGTTGGCTTCGCTTTTCACAAAAGCCCCACCGCCCTCGCTTACATGA
- a CDS encoding PIG-L deacetylase family protein yields MNILAIGAHPDDIELGCGGLLIKAARQGHSVFMYTLTRGAASGDPEQRTKELMQSAKFIGAKALWIDNFEDTRLNVSSTDLINHIEFFINKADPDLIITHSLGDVHHDHRAVASSTIEAGRFIPNIMSYEIPLTKDFKPQVYYDISDVVDEKVELIKIFWSQQSKLYLKANAIKGLAEYRALQSRLNTSINYVEAFEVLKICFGKEFKLWKVPNDRIPKIAGATRPKEIIELI; encoded by the coding sequence GTGAACATTCTAGCTATAGGCGCGCATCCTGACGACATAGAGTTGGGCTGCGGAGGACTTTTGATAAAGGCCGCAAGGCAAGGGCACAGCGTTTTCATGTACACCCTGACACGTGGGGCGGCTTCAGGCGATCCAGAGCAGAGGACAAAGGAGCTTATGCAGTCTGCAAAGTTCATCGGGGCAAAAGCGCTGTGGATTGACAACTTTGAAGACACAAGGCTCAACGTCAGTAGCACGGACCTCATAAACCACATCGAGTTCTTTATCAACAAAGCTGATCCTGATCTCATAATCACCCATTCGCTTGGCGATGTTCACCACGACCACCGTGCTGTCGCGTCATCCACAATTGAGGCAGGAAGGTTCATCCCAAACATCATGTCTTATGAAATACCACTCACCAAGGATTTCAAGCCGCAAGTGTATTACGACATTTCCGATGTCGTTGACGAAAAGGTGGAGCTTATCAAGATATTCTGGTCGCAGCAGAGCAAGCTGTACCTGAAAGCAAACGCGATCAAGGGCCTTGCAGAATACCGCGCACTGCAAAGCAGGCTCAACACATCGATAAACTATGTCGAAGCGTTTGAAGTGCTAAAGATATGCTTTGGCAAAGAGTTCAAGCTCTGGAAGGTTCCAAATGACCGCATACCCAAGATCGCCGGGGCGACCAGGCCCAAGGAGATAATCGAGCTAATCTAG
- the pelF gene encoding GT4 family glycosyltransferase PelF, which produces MKKVLLVNWDSYPNVMSGGVYSWEKTLVESMTDYEFTVINLLSNPNVNGKFTVPPHVKQVIDLPLFGSNRYEEFYTDKNRPLLDKIARTKDHIIVEEFMPLYRKFLASIFSNNCDPAELSQIVYRLHRFLSVYDSKKCLEHTLAWETFLDQLECDPLYREMTMREALTAFQIVQRNMQILSLEVPRVDLVHCSLAWFPAMIAVSAKIEHDCPIIITEHGVAFRELLLYYNAFLRDEPSNIFWKLFSANVVRTVYSMADVIAPVCYANAKWEESLGAEPSKIKVIYNGVDATKFRPLDLKREDTRPTVACIGRVDVFKDIVNLIQSIRYVKDRVPDIQCLIYGASTDLEYSLRCVNMVSALGLQGNIRFMGKVKDPEIAYNAADVIVVSSITEGFPFAVIEAMACGKGIVATDVGGIREALEGCGLLVRSSHPQELANAIVQLLQDENLRSRLGAAALERARKGFTIEQSLGQYREQYKRLTEAQQSRAPVAKEEVAAAQ; this is translated from the coding sequence ATGAAAAAAGTATTGCTAGTTAACTGGGACAGCTACCCAAATGTCATGTCCGGCGGGGTCTACTCGTGGGAAAAGACCCTTGTTGAAAGCATGACAGATTACGAGTTTACGGTCATAAACCTGCTTTCAAACCCAAACGTCAACGGCAAGTTCACCGTTCCTCCGCATGTAAAGCAGGTAATAGACTTGCCTCTCTTTGGCTCCAATAGGTACGAGGAATTCTACACCGATAAAAATAGGCCACTACTCGACAAGATAGCGCGCACCAAAGATCACATCATAGTGGAAGAGTTCATGCCGCTCTACAGGAAGTTCCTTGCAAGCATCTTCTCAAACAACTGCGACCCTGCAGAGCTTTCCCAGATTGTCTACCGACTCCACAGGTTCCTTTCGGTCTACGACTCTAAAAAGTGTCTAGAGCATACGCTTGCCTGGGAAACCTTTCTTGACCAGCTAGAATGCGACCCGCTCTACCGCGAGATGACCATGAGAGAAGCGCTGACTGCATTCCAGATTGTACAGCGCAACATGCAGATACTGTCTCTTGAAGTCCCCCGGGTCGACCTCGTGCACTGTTCCCTAGCATGGTTCCCAGCAATGATAGCAGTCTCAGCCAAGATAGAGCACGACTGCCCGATCATAATCACCGAGCATGGCGTGGCGTTCCGGGAGCTCCTGCTCTACTATAACGCGTTTCTGCGCGACGAGCCGTCCAACATTTTCTGGAAGCTCTTTTCCGCAAACGTCGTTCGGACGGTGTATTCTATGGCAGACGTGATCGCACCAGTCTGCTATGCAAACGCAAAGTGGGAGGAGAGTCTGGGGGCCGAGCCGTCCAAGATCAAGGTGATATACAACGGCGTGGATGCGACCAAGTTCCGTCCACTGGACTTGAAAAGAGAGGACACGCGGCCTACAGTTGCCTGCATTGGCAGGGTCGACGTCTTCAAAGACATTGTGAACCTCATCCAGTCGATACGGTACGTCAAGGACCGGGTGCCTGACATCCAGTGCCTGATCTACGGCGCGTCAACGGATCTAGAGTACTCGCTCAGGTGCGTCAACATGGTGTCTGCCCTCGGCCTGCAGGGGAACATCCGGTTTATGGGCAAGGTCAAGGACCCAGAGATAGCCTACAATGCGGCCGACGTGATTGTGGTAAGCAGCATCACAGAGGGCTTTCCGTTTGCCGTAATTGAAGCAATGGCGTGCGGCAAGGGCATAGTCGCCACGGACGTTGGCGGCATAAGGGAAGCCCTTGAAGGCTGCGGCCTCTTGGTCAGAAGTAGCCACCCGCAAGAGCTTGCAAACGCAATAGTCCAACTCCTGCAGGACGAGAACCTGAGGTCAAGGCTTGGGGCGGCCGCTCTTGAGCGGGCCCGGAAGGGCTTTACGATAGAGCAGTCGCTTGGCCAGTACCGAGAGCAGTACAAGCGCTTGACGGAGGCGCAGCAAAGCCGCGCGCCGGTGGCAAAGGAGGAGGTGGCAGCAGCCCAGTGA
- a CDS encoding NAD-dependent epimerase/dehydratase family protein gives MRIAKALVTGGAGFIGSHIVDELIARGIETYVIDNLSTGTLNNLVQHRGNSLLHFMAGDVREAEALLQDTNIDVVFHEAAIASVPKSVSHPLLVHDVNVNMTLHLLNYCVKSGVKRFIFASSAAVYGILESKATEDMACRPNSPYGAGKLAIEDYLHAYRRTYGLETVMLRYFNVYGPRQIYSDYSGVITIFINKLLEGERPVIFGDGLQVRDFVHVSDIVQANMLAMDSAAAVGEMFNVASGRATNILEMVKIIKKLMGATDIEHQFAPPRPGDMKLGLASIDKIRAVLGYDPKIQIQQGLKGVIESISKIQVPKIQHAGEAT, from the coding sequence GTGAGGATCGCAAAGGCACTTGTCACAGGAGGGGCCGGCTTTATAGGAAGCCACATCGTGGACGAGCTGATAGCAAGGGGCATCGAGACCTACGTCATCGACAACCTGAGCACTGGCACGCTCAACAACCTCGTGCAGCATCGCGGCAATAGCCTGCTCCACTTTATGGCCGGGGACGTCAGAGAAGCGGAAGCGCTCCTACAGGATACGAATATCGACGTCGTCTTCCATGAAGCGGCCATAGCCAGCGTCCCCAAATCGGTAAGCCATCCTCTGCTGGTACATGACGTAAATGTAAACATGACTCTACACCTGCTGAACTATTGCGTCAAGAGCGGGGTCAAGCGCTTCATCTTTGCCTCTTCGGCGGCGGTTTATGGAATATTGGAAAGCAAGGCGACTGAGGACATGGCATGCAGGCCAAACTCGCCATATGGCGCCGGCAAGCTGGCGATTGAAGACTATTTACACGCGTACAGGCGGACATATGGCCTTGAAACTGTGATGCTGCGCTACTTTAACGTCTACGGCCCGCGCCAGATCTACAGCGACTACAGCGGCGTCATCACGATTTTCATAAACAAGCTGCTCGAAGGCGAGCGGCCAGTCATATTCGGGGACGGCCTGCAGGTGAGGGACTTTGTACATGTCAGCGACATCGTGCAGGCAAACATGCTGGCAATGGATTCTGCGGCTGCAGTCGGAGAGATGTTTAACGTCGCATCGGGCAGGGCCACTAACATATTGGAGATGGTCAAAATCATAAAGAAACTGATGGGCGCCACGGACATCGAGCACCAGTTTGCCCCGCCGAGGCCAGGCGACATGAAGCTTGGCCTTGCATCGATTGACAAGATACGGGCGGTGCTGGGCTACGACCCAAAGATCCAAATACAGCAGGGGCTGAAAGGTGTGATCGAGTCAATAAGCAAGATACAGGTGCCGAAAATACAACATGCCGGTGAGGCGACCTAG